One Deltaproteobacteria bacterium genomic window carries:
- a CDS encoding 50S ribosomal protein L32, with protein sequence MGLPKRKTSQSKRNKRRAHDALTAPQWATCTNCGEPVLSHRVCAKCGYYRGRQVMEIAEAE encoded by the coding sequence ATGGGTCTGCCGAAACGTAAAACATCTCAGTCAAAACGCAATAAACGCCGTGCCCACGATGCGCTTACGGCACCACAATGGGCAACTTGCACGAATTGTGGTGAGCCTGTCCTTTCTCATCGCGTGTGTGCCAAATGTGGCTATTATCGTGGTAGACAGGTGATGGAAATCGCCGAAGCCGAGTAA
- the plsX gene encoding phosphate acyltransferase PlsX: MFIAVDAMGGDHAPAAVVEGALHAVEEYGTPVLLVGDQEAIRRELDRIGGQESSLLVIRHASESVEMGESPIAALRGKPDSSLRVAVQAVKAGEAGAVLSAGNSGAMLALAVTILGTLKGVDRPAIVTVIPTLGGHACLLDSGANTECKPIHFVQFALMGEVYARLVRGIASPRVGVLSNGEEDSKGTDLTRAAHAMLKKVAINYIGYVEGRDLNNGEVDVIVTDGFTGNVALKTLEGFAHFLQGQLRTVFSSGIRGKLSYLMIRKAFGNLRASLDPAEVGGAPLLGTDGLAIIAHGASSPKAIKNAIRVADESLRQDINRQIVESIQALPPEVALAQPEQKSGRRIWAQIKERFRHARESHDAPPASEPPAGEEKKKE, from the coding sequence ATGTTTATTGCGGTTGACGCCATGGGTGGCGACCACGCCCCCGCTGCGGTAGTGGAGGGTGCGCTACACGCGGTCGAGGAGTATGGCACTCCTGTCCTTTTGGTTGGTGATCAAGAGGCGATTCGTCGGGAACTTGATCGCATCGGTGGGCAAGAGTCTTCACTCTTAGTGATTCGCCATGCCAGTGAAAGTGTAGAGATGGGGGAATCACCGATTGCTGCGCTACGCGGCAAACCGGATTCTTCGCTGCGTGTGGCAGTACAAGCAGTGAAAGCTGGGGAAGCGGGGGCCGTACTCAGTGCCGGCAATTCTGGCGCCATGCTTGCCCTGGCTGTGACTATTCTGGGGACGCTCAAAGGAGTTGATCGGCCTGCGATCGTGACAGTGATCCCGACGCTTGGCGGTCATGCCTGTCTACTTGATTCAGGAGCAAACACCGAATGTAAACCAATCCATTTCGTGCAATTTGCCTTGATGGGAGAAGTTTACGCGCGACTCGTACGCGGGATTGCCTCCCCGCGTGTTGGCGTACTGAGCAACGGTGAGGAAGATTCGAAAGGAACAGACCTGACTCGCGCGGCTCACGCCATGCTGAAGAAGGTGGCTATCAACTACATTGGGTATGTGGAAGGCCGTGATCTCAATAATGGTGAAGTTGATGTCATCGTTACAGATGGCTTTACTGGCAATGTGGCATTGAAAACTCTCGAAGGGTTTGCCCACTTCCTGCAAGGACAGTTACGTACAGTCTTCTCATCTGGGATACGTGGCAAGTTGTCATACTTGATGATTCGCAAAGCGTTTGGCAATTTGCGAGCGAGTCTCGATCCCGCAGAGGTCGGTGGCGCTCCCCTCCTTGGTACCGACGGCCTGGCAATTATTGCGCACGGCGCGTCATCTCCTAAGGCCATCAAAAATGCCATTCGTGTGGCTGATGAGTCGTTGCGCCAAGATATTAACCGTCAAATCGTTGAGAGTATACAGGCCCTTCCCCCTGAAGTTGCGCTTGCTCAACCTGAGCAGAAAAGTGGACGCAGAATTTGGGCACAAATTAAAGAACGCTTCCGTCATGCGCGAGAAAGCCATGACGCTCCACCAGCGTCTGAACCGCCAGCTGGAGAGGAGAAGAAAAAAGAATGA
- a CDS encoding DUF177 domain-containing protein translates to MRAHRDEDCVVKIAVKDIKPSPTEIHFVEGVQELNDLVTRGGDGDYRFAAPMQVALCHFRSGDDLWFSGTLRSELVGQCGRCLEEYPLPLHREFSLMLSPNRDLEREQELTADELSASFYNEEEVDLSALVHEETLLALPSRPLCRDDCRGLCSQCGINLNVESCECRPVWKDPRLAVLSNLRLPPQR, encoded by the coding sequence ATGCGCGCGCATCGGGACGAGGATTGTGTAGTGAAGATTGCCGTTAAAGACATCAAGCCATCGCCGACAGAAATCCACTTCGTGGAAGGGGTGCAGGAGCTGAACGACCTTGTGACGCGTGGCGGTGACGGAGACTATCGCTTCGCGGCACCGATGCAGGTTGCGCTGTGCCATTTCCGTTCAGGTGATGATCTGTGGTTTTCTGGGACGTTACGCAGCGAATTGGTCGGCCAATGTGGGAGGTGCTTAGAAGAGTACCCGCTTCCGCTGCATCGCGAGTTTTCTCTCATGCTAAGCCCAAACCGTGATCTTGAGCGCGAACAGGAACTCACTGCTGATGAGTTATCGGCCAGTTTTTATAACGAGGAAGAGGTTGACCTCTCGGCGCTTGTGCATGAGGAGACACTTTTGGCTTTGCCAAGCCGTCCCTTGTGTCGAGACGATTGTCGGGGGCTCTGTTCGCAGTGCGGGATTAACCTTAATGTGGAATCCTGCGAGTGCCGTCCAGTGTGGAAAGACCCTCGCCTTGCTGTTCTCTCGAACTTGCGGTTACCGCCCCAGCGATAA
- a CDS encoding helix-turn-helix domain-containing protein, whose protein sequence is MDKEHLRITARERQALLEQYRKGANERVRLRAHLLLLLADGYSWAMIAGVLYCSTRTIARWKRRVEGAGIQAALGTPPPASRSGSWWSEVVASWILTRSPRDFGFLRSRWSCQVMVLVLLETYELQVSQETVRRWLHKEQVVWRRPCPVVGPSDPQKEQKLRVLRQLLASLPANEIAVFQDEVDVNTNPKIGAMWMR, encoded by the coding sequence ATGGACAAGGAGCATCTTCGCATAACGGCGCGGGAGCGCCAAGCCTTGTTGGAGCAGTACCGGAAAGGAGCGAATGAGCGCGTCCGCTTACGTGCCCACCTCCTCTTATTATTAGCGGATGGGTATTCGTGGGCGATGATTGCGGGGGTGTTGTATTGTAGTACGCGCACGATTGCGCGGTGGAAGCGGCGCGTAGAGGGAGCGGGGATTCAAGCGGCGTTAGGGACGCCTCCTCCTGCTTCGCGCTCCGGCAGTTGGTGGAGTGAAGTGGTGGCCAGCTGGATATTGACGCGGAGTCCGCGGGACTTTGGGTTTCTGCGCAGTCGGTGGAGTTGTCAGGTAATGGTACTGGTGTTGTTGGAGACCTATGAATTGCAGGTGAGCCAAGAAACCGTGCGCCGGTGGTTGCACAAGGAACAAGTAGTGTGGCGTCGTCCGTGTCCCGTTGTGGGACCGAGCGACCCACAGAAGGAACAGAAGTTACGCGTGCTGCGCCAGCTCTTAGCCAGTCTGCCGGCCAACGAGATCGCCGTGTTTCAAGATGAAGTCGATGTGAATACCAATCCTAAGATCGGCGCCATGTGGATGCG
- the infA gene encoding translation initiation factor IF-1, with translation MAKEGIEVTGTVLETLPNAMFRVQLENKVTVLAHASGKMRKFYIKILPGDTVTVELSPYDLSRGRITFRHRT, from the coding sequence ATGGCAAAAGAAGGAATCGAAGTTACAGGTACCGTCCTTGAGACACTCCCCAACGCAATGTTCCGAGTGCAACTGGAAAATAAGGTGACCGTGCTCGCCCATGCCTCTGGGAAGATGCGTAAATTCTATATCAAGATTCTTCCGGGTGACACCGTCACGGTTGAACTCTCGCCGTATGATTTAAGCCGAGGACGCATCACGTTTCGGCATCGGACCTGA
- a CDS encoding cyclase family protein, producing MPDWKAPSQAEVEGYFKRLNNWDRWGKDDERGTLNLITPEKRATAVALARKGRVVSVSRDLTAQSPTLDYHMLCPVRRGGSKAALDYFGLVFHGLTVTHMDALCHVEFQGQLYNGRSFEDSIVFGGAGWGSLDVWFDGVVTRGVLLDVAAGRSEGYVDLGKPVTPPELDAAAARAAVKVEPGDVVVIRSGREAYEAAKTSLASSISPRSFAVDARPGLHIACLEWLRERDVSAVAWDMLDEYPVGYNGMDFGVHLGIPFLGLCLIDNVYPERLVAACAEEKRYEFLFMAMPLRLAGSTGSPCQPVAVF from the coding sequence ATGCCAGACTGGAAAGCGCCATCGCAGGCAGAGGTCGAAGGATACTTTAAGCGCCTCAATAATTGGGACCGTTGGGGAAAGGATGATGAACGTGGGACGCTCAATTTGATTACTCCCGAGAAACGCGCTACGGCTGTTGCTCTTGCTCGTAAGGGGCGGGTGGTGTCGGTGTCGCGCGACCTTACTGCGCAGTCACCAACACTAGATTATCACATGCTGTGTCCCGTGCGGCGCGGAGGGTCTAAGGCTGCGCTGGATTATTTTGGGCTGGTGTTCCATGGCCTGACCGTGACGCACATGGACGCGCTTTGTCATGTGGAGTTTCAAGGCCAACTGTATAACGGGCGCAGTTTTGAGGACAGCATTGTTTTCGGTGGAGCAGGGTGGGGCTCTCTCGATGTATGGTTTGATGGGGTGGTCACTCGTGGTGTGCTGCTCGATGTCGCGGCTGGACGCAGCGAAGGCTACGTCGATCTCGGCAAGCCGGTAACTCCTCCTGAGTTAGATGCGGCGGCAGCCCGCGCCGCAGTCAAAGTTGAACCTGGTGATGTCGTTGTTATTCGTAGTGGGCGCGAAGCGTACGAAGCGGCAAAAACGAGCCTGGCCTCTTCGATTTCTCCGCGCAGCTTTGCGGTCGATGCTCGTCCCGGTTTGCATATTGCCTGTCTCGAGTGGCTGCGTGAGCGTGATGTGTCTGCTGTGGCGTGGGATATGCTCGATGAATATCCGGTTGGCTATAACGGCATGGACTTCGGTGTCCATTTAGGAATTCCTTTTCTCGGATTGTGCTTGATCGATAATGTGTATCCCGAACGTTTGGTGGCCGCTTGTGCGGAAGAGAAGCGGTACGAGTTTCTCTTTATGGCGATGCCGTTGCGCCTCGCTGGTAGTACCGGCTCTCCGTGTCAGCCGGTGGCTGTTTTCTGA